The following coding sequences lie in one Apostichopus japonicus isolate 1M-3 chromosome 13, ASM3797524v1, whole genome shotgun sequence genomic window:
- the LOC139978680 gene encoding molybdopterin synthase catalytic subunit-like, translating to MASDSVLIELTTSILSLDRATKFVTLPSCGAISVFIGTTRDNFNGKKVLHLEYEAYETMAVTEIRKICDQVIEKWDVTRVAVLHRLGHVPITEASVIISVSSPHRKESLEAVEYCIDTLKATVPIWKKEFYEEGDSSWKENKECSWSKEKTTNS from the exons ATGGCATCCGATTCAGTGTTGATAGAACTAACAACATCCATCTTATCCTTAGACAGAGCAACAAAGTTTGTCACACTTCCCTCCTGTGGTGCAATCTCAGTATTCATAG GTACAACGAGAGATAATTTCAACGGCAAGAAAGTCCTTCACCTGGAGTACGAGGCGTACGAGACAATGGCGGTGACGGAAATCCGTAAAATTTGTGACCAGGTGATCGAGAAATGGGACGTGACGAGGGTCGCAGTCTTACACCGTCTGGG ACATGTCCCGATAACAGAGGCTAGTGTGATCATATCCGTGTCATCGCCACATCGTAAGGAATCTCTTGAGGCTGTAGAATACTGCATCGACACTCTCAAAGCCACAGTACCTATATGGAAGAAG GAATTTTACGAAGAGGGAGATTCATCTTGGAAGGAAAATAAAGAATGTAGCTGGTCTAAAGAGAAGACTACAAATTCGTGA